Proteins encoded in a region of the Acidobacteriota bacterium genome:
- a CDS encoding M20/M25/M40 family metallo-hydrolase, with translation MRKTHFLTMGLATAVFAAVVALPLRAANEVIDYDSLAKIKAEGMQNSQVMELASWMTDVYGPRLSGSPGIQKAGEWAVAEMKKWGLANVALEPWVDQSRFPRGWTNEKFYLAAVSPQAFPMTGMSSAWTPGTNGLIRGEAVLITTTDGAEITKLAGTLKGKFVLTQAPPDVAAYWTPQAQRYTAEQLDAMENAPRLAELGLAAPGAGGRGAVAGGRGGAGAPGAMPFNRNEFFLKEGVAGVLTTNARGHGLFTIGGSATADPATTLPSIVVAAEHYGRVARMLQKNLPVTIEADIKNTYTPAPTMFNVVAEIPGTDKADEIVMLGAHFDSWHASTGATDNAAGSAAMMEAMRILKASGVRLRRTVRLGLWNGEEQGLIGSRDYVAKHFAGRGAPPPAPAGAAPAAPGGRGGRGGPVGPLVMTPAHAKFAGYFNIDNGTGAIRGVYQQGNGAVGPIFRAWMEPLRDLGTTHLNPGNTGGTDHQAFDGVGLPGFQFIQDPVEYNTVTHHYNMDSYERLQPEDMRRNATIAAAFAFLTANRDELLPRKPMAAPGPLAGAGEGGSNLGS, from the coding sequence ATGAGGAAGACGCACTTTTTGACGATGGGGTTGGCCACGGCGGTGTTCGCCGCGGTGGTGGCACTGCCGCTGCGAGCGGCAAACGAGGTGATCGACTACGACAGCCTCGCGAAAATCAAGGCTGAAGGCATGCAGAACTCGCAGGTCATGGAACTGGCGAGTTGGATGACCGACGTGTACGGTCCGCGGCTGAGCGGGTCGCCGGGCATTCAGAAGGCCGGCGAGTGGGCCGTTGCGGAAATGAAGAAATGGGGCCTGGCGAATGTGGCGCTTGAGCCCTGGGTGGACCAGTCGCGGTTCCCTCGCGGGTGGACCAACGAGAAGTTCTACCTGGCGGCGGTGTCGCCGCAGGCCTTCCCCATGACGGGAATGTCGTCGGCATGGACGCCCGGCACCAACGGGCTTATTCGCGGCGAGGCCGTGCTCATCACCACCACCGATGGCGCGGAGATCACGAAGCTGGCGGGCACGCTCAAGGGCAAGTTTGTGCTGACGCAGGCGCCACCCGACGTGGCGGCCTACTGGACGCCGCAGGCGCAGCGGTACACCGCTGAACAGCTGGACGCGATGGAAAATGCACCGCGCCTGGCAGAACTGGGTCTTGCGGCCCCGGGCGCGGGCGGACGTGGCGCGGTGGCAGGCGGACGCGGAGGCGCGGGCGCACCCGGCGCGATGCCGTTCAACCGCAATGAGTTCTTCCTCAAGGAAGGCGTGGCCGGCGTGTTGACGACGAACGCACGCGGACATGGTCTGTTCACGATTGGTGGAAGTGCAACGGCCGACCCGGCCACCACCCTGCCGTCCATCGTGGTTGCCGCCGAGCACTACGGGCGCGTGGCGCGGATGCTGCAGAAGAACCTGCCGGTCACGATTGAGGCCGACATCAAGAACACCTACACGCCGGCGCCGACCATGTTCAACGTGGTGGCTGAAATTCCCGGCACCGACAAGGCGGACGAGATTGTGATGCTTGGCGCGCACTTCGACTCGTGGCATGCGTCAACGGGCGCCACGGACAACGCCGCCGGATCAGCCGCGATGATGGAAGCGATGCGCATCCTGAAGGCGTCGGGTGTGCGGCTGCGCCGCACGGTGCGCCTTGGCCTGTGGAATGGCGAGGAGCAGGGCCTCATCGGCTCACGCGACTATGTGGCGAAACACTTCGCCGGAAGGGGCGCTCCTCCACCCGCGCCGGCAGGCGCAGCGCCTGCAGCACCCGGAGGTCGCGGTGGCCGCGGCGGCCCGGTCGGTCCGTTGGTGATGACGCCGGCACACGCCAAGTTCGCGGGCTACTTCAACATCGACAACGGCACGGGAGCCATTCGCGGTGTGTATCAGCAGGGCAACGGCGCGGTGGGCCCGATCTTCCGCGCATGGATGGAACCGCTGCGCGACCTGGGCACCACACACCTGAACCCCGGCAACACGGGCGGCACCGATCACCAGGCGTTTGATGGCGTCGGCCTGCCGGGCTTCCAGTTCATCCAGGATCCGGTGGAGTACAACACCGTGACGCACCACTACAACATGGACAGCTACGAGCGCCTGCAGCCCGAGGACATGCGCCGCAACGCGACGATCGCCGCCGCGTTTGCGTTCCTCACGGCGAACCGCGACGAACTTCTGCCTCGCAAGCCAATGGCGGCGCCTGGGCCGCTGGCAGGGGCGGGCGAGGGGGGCAGTAACTTAGGAAGTTAG
- a CDS encoding branched-chain amino acid transaminase: MNSRFTWINGEMIASEQATVPFLTAGLHYGVAIFEGIRAYKTPKGLGVFRLREHMKRFEDSSRIVGFLDMPHSIDEMMDAVCATVRANGFGDCYIRPLLWLADGGWQLTIDSGKAHVAVAVWEQSVYGGKSTVEEGLKACVSSFTRHHPNAMMTKAKVAGNYVNSILAKTDAQRNGFDEAIMLDPQGYVAECTGANLFVVRNGRLVTPPADAILEGITRDTVVALAQDLGIPVQESQLSRDHLYVVDEVFVCGTAAEVVGITSVDRRKIGAGVPGPITCAIREAYLSAVRGAHARSERWITIA, translated from the coding sequence ATGAACAGCAGATTCACCTGGATTAACGGCGAGATGATCGCCTCGGAACAAGCGACCGTCCCGTTTTTGACGGCCGGTCTCCATTACGGCGTCGCGATTTTTGAGGGGATTCGCGCTTATAAAACGCCGAAGGGCCTTGGTGTGTTCCGCCTGCGCGAACACATGAAACGCTTCGAGGATTCGTCGCGCATCGTCGGCTTTCTCGACATGCCGCATTCGATCGACGAAATGATGGACGCCGTGTGCGCCACCGTGCGCGCCAACGGCTTCGGGGATTGCTACATCCGGCCGCTGTTGTGGCTGGCTGATGGCGGATGGCAGTTGACCATCGACTCAGGAAAGGCGCACGTGGCCGTGGCCGTCTGGGAACAGTCGGTGTACGGCGGCAAGAGCACGGTGGAAGAAGGGCTCAAGGCCTGCGTGTCGAGTTTCACACGCCACCATCCGAACGCCATGATGACCAAAGCCAAAGTCGCCGGCAACTACGTCAATTCCATCCTGGCGAAGACCGACGCGCAGCGAAATGGTTTCGACGAAGCCATCATGCTGGATCCGCAAGGCTACGTCGCAGAATGCACCGGCGCCAACTTGTTTGTGGTGCGTAACGGCCGGCTGGTCACGCCGCCGGCTGATGCGATCCTCGAAGGCATCACGCGCGACACCGTCGTGGCGCTCGCGCAGGACCTGGGCATTCCCGTGCAGGAGTCGCAGCTCAGCCGCGACCATCTTTATGTGGTGGATGAAGTCTTTGTGTGCGGCACCGCCGCCGAGGTGGTGGGCATCACAAGCGTAGACCGACGGAAGATCGGCGCGGGCGTCCCGGGGCCCATCACCTGCGCGATCCGCGAAGCGTATCTCTCAGCCGTTCGCGGCGCCCACGCAAGATCGGAACGATGGATTACCATCGCGTAA
- a CDS encoding amidohydrolase family protein gives MRTTQWVLSVAIAATSVTAYAQRPTVGNAIRQFVTVDNAVVALTHARVIDGTGGAIRSDQTVILRDGLIAAMGPTASTPVPEGARILDLTGKTLLPGMVMVHEHLYYPTGPGVYGQLGESFVRLYLAGGVTTMRTGGNVNGFMDINMKKLVDAGSKAGPAIDATAPYLNGPNTFIQMRALKGPEDARRQVNYWADEGATSFKAYMQISRADLGAAIDEAHKRGIKVTGHLCSVTYSEAADLGIDNLEHAFLASTDFVPTKLPDVCPGQGTGQQTIAALDENGEPFKALVRKLIEKKVTLTTTPAVFETFTPGRPLPPGLEVLVAPLKEQFEQGYARTAKNTESIYARLFPKALKLDLAFARAGGTLVAGTDPTGGGGVVPGFSNQRTVEILVEAGFTPAEAIKIVTLNGAEYLGRGKTVGSIAVGKQADLMVIAGDPSTTIGDIRKVELVFRQGIGFDSARLIASVSGRVGIF, from the coding sequence ATGCGAACAACACAGTGGGTTTTGTCTGTGGCCATCGCCGCCACATCGGTGACCGCTTACGCACAGCGGCCGACGGTCGGCAATGCCATTCGACAGTTCGTGACTGTGGACAACGCCGTGGTGGCGCTGACGCATGCGCGCGTCATTGATGGGACGGGCGGTGCGATTCGCAGTGATCAAACGGTCATCTTGCGTGACGGCCTCATTGCCGCCATGGGACCGACGGCAAGCACACCGGTGCCGGAAGGCGCCCGCATCCTCGATTTGACTGGAAAAACCCTTCTGCCTGGCATGGTCATGGTGCACGAGCACCTGTATTACCCGACCGGCCCAGGCGTCTACGGACAGCTCGGCGAGAGCTTTGTGCGCCTGTATCTGGCCGGCGGCGTCACCACCATGCGCACCGGCGGCAACGTGAACGGCTTCATGGACATCAACATGAAAAAGCTGGTGGATGCCGGCAGCAAGGCGGGCCCCGCCATCGATGCCACCGCGCCGTACCTGAATGGACCAAACACCTTCATCCAGATGCGCGCGCTCAAGGGGCCGGAGGACGCACGGCGCCAGGTCAACTATTGGGCTGATGAAGGCGCCACGTCGTTCAAGGCGTACATGCAGATCTCACGTGCCGATCTCGGTGCCGCGATTGACGAAGCCCACAAGCGCGGCATCAAGGTCACCGGGCATCTGTGTTCGGTGACGTATTCCGAAGCGGCCGATCTGGGCATCGACAATCTCGAACACGCATTTCTGGCCTCCACAGACTTCGTGCCGACCAAACTTCCTGACGTGTGCCCCGGCCAGGGGACAGGGCAGCAGACCATTGCGGCGCTCGACGAAAACGGCGAACCGTTCAAGGCCCTCGTCCGGAAACTCATCGAGAAGAAAGTCACGCTGACCACGACGCCTGCCGTGTTTGAGACCTTCACGCCAGGGCGGCCGTTGCCGCCCGGGCTTGAAGTGCTGGTTGCGCCACTCAAGGAGCAGTTCGAACAGGGCTATGCGCGAACGGCGAAGAACACCGAATCAATTTACGCGCGTCTCTTTCCGAAAGCCTTGAAGCTGGACCTGGCGTTTGCGCGCGCAGGTGGCACCCTGGTTGCCGGTACCGACCCAACGGGCGGAGGTGGCGTGGTGCCGGGTTTCTCGAATCAGCGCACGGTTGAGATTCTGGTTGAAGCCGGATTCACCCCTGCAGAAGCCATCAAGATCGTGACGCTTAATGGCGCGGAGTACCTTGGCCGCGGCAAGACCGTTGGCTCAATCGCGGTCGGCAAACAGGCCGACCTCATGGTCATTGCCGGCGATCCGTCCACGACAATTGGGGATATCAGGAAAGTGGAACTGGTCTTCAGGCAGGGGATTGGATTCGATAGCGCGCGTTTAATTGCATCAGTGTCGGGCCGTGTCGGTATTTTTTAG
- a CDS encoding TonB-dependent receptor — protein MHFQTFVTTLGIALSFVGPTPQAPQTAAPVVVLPDVNVHAQKEPAKGQTLPISVTAITADMLQRAGVMIVSDAALQAPNVVFTEFTARKLSNARFRGVGSSPANPAVTTFFDGVPQLNANASSVELLDVDQIEFVRGPQSALYGRNTLGGLVNVLSVRPSLSSWTGRVVAPLGNFNSRDIRASVSGPLAPTVGLSLAFGHGERDGFSTNQVTGRSVDDRSASFGKAQLLWTPAAQWETRLIVSGERSRDGDYALSDLAGLRTNPFTVARDFEGRQDRDVASGTLHARREGSRVSLTSTTGIVRWKTQDVTDLDYSPMPFITRDNSEEATQFSQEIRLASAAASPGRLSDSTTFSWQVGAFGFKHNYEQDAFNTYAAYLVSQFIPFPITEHSPQGTIKDFGLAAFGHSTLTFNNRVDLTLGVRADRERKTADLRVFVVPEVAPGTSLAAEKTWTNISPSAALTYRVNDNHRLYASASRGFKAGGFNPVAPPSSNTYDEEQTWNGEVGVKTTWANGRVRTNAALFTIDWTDLQLNLPIPNAPGQFYISNVGGATSRGLEVEVAARAAAGVDVFGAVGYTRARFSDGSTSSGVDVSDNLVPFTPDVTLSAGIDVSRSLRPNVQLFGRAEVVRHGAFQYDDANSAGQKAYALVNMRAGVSVRRISVEGFIKNAFDTRYIPAAFAFPGIAPSGFVGEMGRPRTFGVSLSVGF, from the coding sequence ATGCATTTTCAGACGTTCGTCACCACCCTGGGCATCGCCCTGAGTTTCGTCGGACCGACACCGCAGGCGCCCCAGACGGCGGCGCCGGTCGTCGTACTGCCGGACGTCAATGTCCATGCGCAGAAAGAGCCGGCGAAGGGGCAGACGCTGCCGATCAGCGTGACCGCGATCACAGCCGATATGCTGCAACGCGCGGGCGTCATGATCGTGTCGGACGCAGCCCTGCAGGCACCCAACGTTGTCTTCACCGAGTTCACGGCGCGCAAGTTGAGCAACGCGCGATTCCGCGGCGTGGGCTCCAGCCCGGCAAACCCGGCGGTCACCACGTTTTTTGATGGCGTGCCGCAGCTCAATGCCAACGCCTCGAGCGTGGAACTGCTTGACGTGGACCAGATTGAGTTTGTCCGTGGCCCGCAGAGCGCGTTGTACGGACGCAACACCCTGGGCGGCCTGGTGAACGTGTTGTCGGTACGCCCGTCGTTGTCGTCATGGACAGGACGCGTGGTGGCGCCACTCGGCAACTTCAATTCGCGCGACATCCGCGCATCGGTGTCGGGTCCGCTCGCGCCGACGGTGGGACTCTCACTGGCATTTGGGCACGGCGAACGTGACGGCTTTTCCACAAACCAGGTCACGGGCCGCTCGGTGGACGACCGGTCGGCGTCGTTCGGCAAGGCGCAGCTGCTGTGGACCCCGGCGGCGCAGTGGGAGACGCGACTGATCGTCAGCGGCGAGCGTTCACGCGATGGCGACTACGCGCTGTCGGACCTCGCCGGCCTGCGGACGAACCCGTTCACGGTGGCGCGCGACTTCGAAGGGCGGCAGGACCGCGACGTGGCCTCCGGCACTTTGCACGCCCGGAGGGAAGGGTCGCGCGTCAGCCTGACCAGCACCACCGGGATCGTCCGCTGGAAGACCCAGGACGTGACCGACCTCGACTATTCGCCCATGCCGTTCATTACGCGCGACAACAGCGAAGAGGCCACGCAGTTCAGCCAGGAGATTCGCCTGGCATCAGCGGCGGCGTCACCCGGGCGCCTTTCGGACTCGACCACGTTCTCGTGGCAGGTGGGCGCCTTCGGCTTCAAGCACAACTACGAGCAGGATGCCTTTAATACCTACGCGGCGTACCTGGTGTCGCAGTTCATTCCCTTCCCCATCACCGAGCATTCTCCCCAGGGGACGATCAAGGACTTTGGCCTGGCGGCGTTTGGGCACTCGACGCTGACCTTCAACAACCGCGTTGACCTCACGCTGGGTGTGCGGGCCGATCGGGAGCGCAAGACGGCCGACCTGCGCGTGTTCGTGGTGCCCGAGGTTGCGCCCGGGACCTCACTTGCTGCAGAAAAGACCTGGACCAATATTTCACCCAGCGCCGCGCTGACCTACCGCGTCAACGACAATCACAGGCTGTACGCGTCGGCCAGCCGCGGCTTCAAGGCCGGCGGCTTTAATCCCGTCGCGCCGCCCTCTTCCAACACGTACGACGAGGAGCAGACGTGGAACGGTGAGGTGGGCGTCAAGACGACGTGGGCCAACGGCCGTGTACGCACCAATGCCGCGCTGTTCACCATCGACTGGACGGACCTGCAACTGAACCTGCCCATTCCCAACGCACCGGGCCAGTTCTACATTTCGAACGTCGGCGGCGCCACCAGCCGTGGCCTTGAAGTGGAAGTGGCCGCTCGGGCAGCCGCGGGGGTGGATGTGTTCGGCGCGGTCGGCTACACCCGCGCGCGCTTCTCGGACGGCAGCACGTCGAGCGGTGTGGATGTCTCAGACAACCTGGTCCCGTTCACACCCGACGTCACGTTGTCGGCCGGCATCGATGTGTCGCGCTCGCTGCGCCCGAACGTCCAGCTCTTCGGTCGCGCCGAGGTGGTGCGCCACGGCGCATTCCAATACGACGACGCGAACAGCGCGGGACAGAAGGCGTACGCGCTGGTCAACATGCGCGCAGGCGTCAGCGTGCGAAGAATCTCGGTGGAAGGCTTCATCAAGAACGCGTTCGACACGCGCTACATCCCAGCTGCGTTCGCCTTCCCCGGCATTGCGCCCTCAGGGTTCGTCGGCGAAATGGGCCGGCCCCGGACGTTCGGCGTCAGCCTGTCAGTAGGGTTCTGA
- a CDS encoding DUF1028 domain-containing protein — protein sequence MINPVGETAVFTGPEASTWAGHKQGVMCTAQGNILAGPAVVENMVKAFETTKGRLAFRLQAALEAGQAAGGDTRGMQSAAMLIVKKDGGPWLHNDVVLRLQVDDHTEPINEMRRILTKRFPQG from the coding sequence GTGATCAATCCGGTGGGTGAGACGGCCGTGTTCACAGGGCCGGAGGCCAGCACCTGGGCAGGACACAAACAGGGTGTGATGTGCACGGCGCAGGGCAATATCCTCGCCGGTCCCGCCGTGGTTGAAAACATGGTCAAGGCATTTGAGACCACCAAGGGCCGTCTCGCTTTCCGGCTGCAGGCTGCGCTCGAGGCAGGCCAGGCCGCTGGTGGCGACACGCGCGGCATGCAATCGGCTGCCATGCTCATCGTCAAAAAGGACGGCGGCCCGTGGCTGCACAACGACGTCGTGTTGCGACTTCAGGTGGACGACCACACCGAGCCCATCAACGAGATGCGCCGAATCCTGACCAAGCGCTTCCCGCAAGGGTAG
- a CDS encoding DUF1028 domain-containing protein has translation MTTHTFSRRVLLVMAAVAAIAVSHSSASQRPKLPEDPVATFSILGYDPESGELGGAVQSRVFSVGNGVLWAEAGVGAAATQAIVDVSYGPQALELLRKGLKPADIVKQIWERDPDPGLRDRPGPRQAGSLP, from the coding sequence ATGACGACACACACATTCAGCCGTCGCGTTCTGTTGGTCATGGCTGCAGTCGCGGCCATCGCCGTCTCGCATTCCTCCGCGTCGCAGCGTCCGAAGTTGCCGGAAGATCCGGTCGCGACGTTCTCCATTCTGGGCTATGACCCTGAGTCGGGGGAACTCGGTGGCGCGGTGCAGTCGCGCGTGTTCTCGGTGGGGAACGGTGTGTTGTGGGCCGAGGCCGGCGTGGGCGCTGCGGCCACACAGGCGATCGTTGACGTGAGTTATGGCCCGCAGGCGCTGGAACTCCTGCGCAAGGGCCTCAAGCCGGCCGACATCGTGAAGCAAATCTGGGAGCGCGATCCCGACCCCGGTCTGCGCGATCGCCCTGGCCCAAGGCAGGCCGGCAGTTTGCCGTGA
- a CDS encoding SRPBCC family protein: MVEISHHLSRRVVVHRPIDEVFAFFADAGNLERITPPELNFHILTPRPVVMKQGTRLDYRLALFGVRFGWQTLISTWEPPVLFVDEQIKGPYRQWIHTHRFVENADGTEVLDHVQYQLPLWPMGEIVLPIVRRQVSRIFDYREQVIREVFR; this comes from the coding sequence ATGGTCGAAATATCCCACCATCTCAGTCGCCGCGTCGTGGTGCATCGGCCGATTGATGAGGTATTTGCGTTCTTCGCCGACGCCGGCAATCTGGAGCGCATCACGCCGCCCGAACTCAATTTCCACATCCTGACACCGCGGCCCGTGGTCATGAAGCAGGGCACCAGGCTCGACTACCGGTTGGCACTCTTCGGTGTCCGTTTCGGCTGGCAGACGCTGATTTCCACCTGGGAGCCGCCCGTCCTGTTCGTCGATGAACAGATCAAGGGCCCGTATCGGCAGTGGATTCATACCCACCGGTTCGTGGAGAATGCGGACGGAACCGAAGTGCTTGACCATGTGCAGTACCAGTTGCCGCTGTGGCCGATGGGTGAGATCGTGTTGCCCATCGTCCGGCGCCAGGTCAGCCGTATCTTCGACTATCGTGAGCAGGTGATTCGGGAGGTCTTTCGATGA
- a CDS encoding alpha/beta fold hydrolase, translating to MLAGLLLLTLSVPATALAQAPPVRHTVLSDSHPLAVWARGPATPRAAIVLVHGRTWSSRPDFDLQVPGLQRSVLSSLAAQGIAAYAVDLRGYGETRRDATGFLTPRRAAADVSAVVRWVAARHPTLPPPALLGWSQGGAVAHLTAQTPGLSLSALILFGFTMDPGLKYASLPVPERPAFVKTTAEDALSDFISPAVTPPAVMKAFAAQAVAADPVRVDWIREDEFNALNPARLTVPTMVLHGSRDPGVPADVTARFFGKIASPQKQWTQLPGGDHAAQLEDTHAAFVSAVAEFITRPGAVRR from the coding sequence GTGCTTGCGGGCCTGCTCCTGCTCACCCTTTCCGTGCCCGCAACTGCGCTGGCCCAGGCGCCGCCGGTGCGCCACACAGTCCTCTCAGACAGCCATCCGCTCGCCGTGTGGGCCCGCGGTCCGGCCACGCCGCGCGCGGCCATCGTGCTTGTGCACGGCCGCACGTGGAGCAGTCGCCCCGACTTCGATCTCCAGGTACCCGGCCTGCAGCGTTCCGTGCTCAGTTCGCTCGCCGCTCAGGGCATCGCCGCCTACGCGGTGGACCTGCGCGGTTACGGCGAGACCCGCCGCGACGCCACCGGCTTCCTCACCCCGCGTCGCGCCGCAGCCGATGTGAGCGCGGTGGTGCGCTGGGTAGCTGCGCGACATCCGACGCTCCCTCCGCCCGCACTTCTGGGTTGGTCGCAGGGTGGGGCGGTGGCCCACCTGACCGCACAAACCCCTGGGCTCTCGCTCTCGGCACTCATCCTGTTTGGGTTCACCATGGATCCGGGCCTGAAGTACGCCTCGCTGCCCGTGCCTGAGCGTCCGGCTTTCGTGAAGACCACCGCCGAAGACGCACTCAGCGATTTCATCTCTCCGGCCGTGACGCCGCCCGCCGTCATGAAGGCGTTCGCCGCACAAGCCGTGGCCGCCGACCCGGTGCGCGTGGACTGGATCCGCGAAGACGAATTCAACGCCCTCAATCCCGCGCGTCTCACGGTGCCGACGATGGTGCTGCATGGGTCGAGGGATCCAGGGGTGCCTGCCGACGTGACAGCGAGGTTCTTTGGGAAGATCGCATCGCCCCAGAAGCAATGGACCCAATTGCCGGGTGGTGATCACGCGGCTCAGCTCGAAGATACGCATGCAGCTTTTGTGAGCGCCGTAGCGGAGTTCATCACGCGCCCTGGCGCCGTGCGGCGCTGA
- the ychF gene encoding redox-regulated ATPase YchF has protein sequence MLRAGIVGLPNVGKSTLFNAVTRTRKAEAANYPFCTIDPNVGIVTVPDARLYELQKIAKTNVVIPAAIEFVDIAGLVKGASTGEGLGNKFLTHIREVDAIVQVVRCFEDEDVHHVSGTVDPVRDIEIINTELILADLDSVKKRRERLAKDVKRGDKAAAAEEIALAKVEPVLDSGKPALMVDLTPEERALSRALFLLTDKPTIFACNVKEGDLATADSNPYVIKVREYVKTHLACEAVVISAQIESDLVDLEPDEAQAFLKELGVAESGLGSLIRATFHLLGLRTYFTAGEKEVRAWTIHAGDTAPQAAGVIHSDFERGFIKAETVAYTDLVSCGSVAAARDKGLYRMEGKEYVVADGDVLLFKFNV, from the coding sequence ATGCTCAGAGCCGGAATTGTGGGACTGCCCAACGTGGGCAAGTCCACGCTCTTTAACGCCGTCACACGCACCCGGAAAGCCGAGGCGGCCAACTACCCGTTCTGCACCATCGATCCCAACGTGGGGATTGTCACCGTGCCCGATGCGCGGCTGTACGAGCTGCAGAAGATCGCCAAGACCAACGTGGTGATTCCCGCGGCCATCGAGTTCGTGGACATTGCTGGCCTGGTCAAGGGCGCGAGCACGGGTGAGGGCCTGGGCAACAAGTTCCTGACGCACATCAGGGAAGTAGACGCCATCGTGCAGGTGGTGCGCTGCTTTGAGGACGAAGACGTGCACCACGTGTCCGGCACGGTGGACCCGGTGCGCGACATCGAGATCATCAACACCGAGCTGATTCTCGCGGACCTGGATTCGGTCAAGAAGCGGCGTGAGCGTCTGGCCAAGGACGTCAAACGCGGCGACAAGGCTGCGGCCGCCGAAGAAATCGCGCTGGCGAAAGTGGAGCCGGTGCTGGACTCCGGCAAGCCCGCGTTGATGGTGGACCTCACACCGGAAGAACGGGCCCTGTCACGGGCCTTGTTCCTCCTGACCGACAAGCCGACCATCTTCGCGTGCAACGTGAAGGAAGGCGACCTGGCCACCGCCGACTCCAACCCGTACGTCATCAAGGTGCGCGAGTACGTCAAGACACACCTTGCGTGCGAAGCGGTGGTCATCAGTGCGCAGATCGAAAGCGACCTGGTCGATCTGGAGCCCGACGAAGCGCAGGCCTTCCTCAAGGAACTGGGCGTCGCTGAAAGTGGTCTCGGGTCCCTGATTCGCGCCACGTTCCACCTGCTCGGGTTGCGCACGTATTTCACCGCTGGTGAAAAGGAAGTGCGCGCGTGGACCATCCATGCGGGAGACACGGCGCCGCAGGCGGCAGGCGTGATCCACTCGGACTTTGAACGCGGTTTTATCAAAGCCGAAACGGTGGCCTATACGGACCTGGTGTCGTGTGGCTCGGTCGCAGCCGCTCGCGACAAGGGCCTGTACCGGATGGAAGGCAAAGAATACGTCGTCGCCGACGGCGACGTCCTGCTCTTCAAATTCAACGTGTAG
- a CDS encoding DinB family protein translates to MTCYSGTDFGRAFRTVRMNTIQVAMDIPAEQWGFRATPESMSVHEILAHLAGYTTWQLKLHGEDKKTFVTFEDFGAYIGASKAFEQACNTREAVLQALETEGEAFASFLDSLSEADLAERVGFPAPIDPPSKTRFEMLMGAKEHEMHHRAQLMVCQRLVGVVPHLTRARQARMATPATRN, encoded by the coding sequence ATGACTTGTTACTCCGGTACTGACTTTGGGCGGGCGTTTCGCACCGTTCGCATGAACACGATTCAGGTGGCGATGGATATTCCCGCCGAGCAGTGGGGCTTTCGCGCCACGCCCGAGTCCATGAGCGTTCACGAAATCCTGGCGCATCTGGCCGGCTACACCACCTGGCAGTTGAAGCTGCACGGCGAGGATAAGAAGACGTTTGTGACCTTCGAGGACTTCGGCGCCTACATCGGCGCCTCAAAGGCCTTTGAGCAGGCCTGCAACACACGCGAAGCTGTGCTTCAGGCGCTCGAGACCGAAGGCGAGGCGTTTGCCAGCTTCCTCGACTCTCTGAGCGAGGCCGACCTGGCAGAGCGCGTGGGTTTCCCGGCGCCGATCGATCCGCCCTCCAAGACGCGTTTTGAAATGCTGATGGGCGCCAAGGAACATGAGATGCACCATCGCGCGCAGCTGATGGTCTGCCAGCGCCTGGTCGGCGTTGTCCCTCACCTGACGCGCGCGCGTCAGGCGCGTATGGCCACTCCGGCCACCAGGAACTGA
- a CDS encoding DUF4287 domain-containing protein has product MDPATATMIKNLEEKTGKTLAQWVAVVKGLGAKKHGEIVSFLKETHQLGHGYANLVAHSAAGLVGEDATSGDDLVAAQYAGEKAALKPMYDQLIKAISAFGKDVEVSPKKTYVSLRRSKQFALIQPTTKTRLDVGLNLKGVAPSGRLEASGSFNAMCTHRVRVESPDQIDKALTTWLKDAYEKA; this is encoded by the coding sequence ATGGATCCCGCGACGGCAACGATGATCAAGAACCTGGAAGAGAAGACGGGAAAGACGCTTGCCCAGTGGGTGGCGGTCGTCAAGGGACTGGGGGCGAAGAAACACGGCGAGATCGTCTCGTTCCTCAAAGAGACCCATCAGTTGGGGCACGGATACGCGAATCTGGTGGCCCATTCGGCGGCCGGGTTGGTGGGCGAGGATGCCACGTCCGGCGATGATCTGGTGGCCGCGCAGTACGCCGGGGAAAAGGCCGCGCTCAAGCCGATGTACGACCAACTCATCAAGGCCATCAGCGCCTTTGGCAAAGACGTTGAAGTCTCGCCGAAAAAGACCTACGTATCGCTCCGCCGGTCCAAGCAGTTCGCCCTCATCCAGCCCACCACCAAGACCCGCCTCGACGTGGGCCTCAACCTGAAGGGCGTCGCGCCCTCCGGCCGGCTTGAGGCGTCGGGGTCGTTTAATGCCATGTGCACCCACCGCGTCAGGGTGGAATCGCCCGACCAGATCGACAAGGCCCTGACCACCTGGCTCAAAGACGCCTACGAAAAGGCCTAA